The following proteins are encoded in a genomic region of Ostrea edulis chromosome 7, xbOstEdul1.1, whole genome shotgun sequence:
- the LOC130047559 gene encoding uncharacterized protein LOC130047559, whose protein sequence is MPGKKSYNCCNCPRVVRQKDRYSIARKYRVVISKLSGRTPGDDDFLCNRCRCMCARHIKRKGHSMASTTDCQGESAPSTSSTTLTPQFSPPSVTLPFPCTSRGHAACCICKRPGPKLVVVPVGFRHRIFITKEVIIPAGARCCPKHLQRDIESLNPTARTTKFNKTSITELIKFLRTEIIRSEKARLDFDSENLTDTEYVDLLGISKASFNDMMLFIEGKIKITPARTTRTSLAIFLLKLRGGESNKILSTLFNISKSSIQRSVRAVRNILMTGGFVTENLGFGHITREEIINKHTRPLAQTLFGDDTTQQAILILDGTYIYINKSGNFRFQRQSYSLHKGRPLVKPMVIVSSTGYFVSVLGPYIAKNNDASILNHILKRNIDDIQGWVCEDDVFVVDRGFRDSLDDLEELGIKAQMPSFMAHGDRQMSTESANISRLVTKIRWVVESANGRIKQWRYLGKILPTSQVPYIGDFVRIVCAISNRYLKSISNGNAEDDQILGTKMIYLSKQINTLRQHVEENKLERRSACWEEMDDITDFPNLDEEQLRSLTCGTYQLKLSPSYAQEHIEGDCAIHVHKEEPGLVRIRMQSRHVSSRSYLLWIKYAEGAIIAWYCKCKAGARVVGMCAHIAAILWYVGYARHQPAGRIGVRDWGEFLEDATLVDESESSSEGSEIEE, encoded by the exons ATGCCTGGTAAGAAATCTTACAACTGTTGTAATTGTCCACGCGTGGTACGACAGAAAGACAGATACAGCATTGCAAGAAAATACAGAGTCGTTATCTCCAAACTATCTGGGAGAACACCAGGTGACGATGACTTCCTATGCAACAGATGTAGGTGCATGTGTGCACGTCACATAAAACGCAAAGGTCATAGCATGGCGAGCACGACAGATTGTCAAGGTGAATCCGCACCATCAACATCATCTACAACTTTAACACCTCAGTTCAGTCCACCATCAGTAACTCTTCCTTTTCCTTGCACATCAAGAGGACATGCTGCATGTTGCATCTGCAAAAGGCCAGGACCAAAGCTAGTTGTGGTTCCAGTGGGATTTCGTCATCGAATCTTTATCACCAAAGAAGTCATAATTCCTGCTGGAGCTCGTTGCTGCCCAAAACACCTGCAGAGAGACATTGAAAGTTTGAACCCAACAGCGAGAACAACAAAGTTCAATAAAACTTCAATAACTGAGCTGATCAAGTTCTTAAGAACTGAGATTATACGAAGTGAGAAAGCAAGGCTAGATTTTGACAGTGAAAATCTTACAGACACTGAATATGTAGATCTCCTGGGGATATCAAAAGCTTCTTTCAATGACATGATGCTGTTTATCGAGGGGAAAATCAAAATAACTCCTGCTAGAACTACCAGAACCAGCCTTGCAATCTTTTTGCTAAAATTGAGAGGAGGGGAGTCAAACAAGATTTTGTCCACATTGTTTAATATTTCCAAATCCAGTATACAAAGAAGTGTGCGAGCTGTCCGCAATATATTGATGACTGGAGGTTTTGTCACAGAAAACCTTGGATTTGGTCACATAACGCGAGAGGAGATAATCAATAAGCATACGCGACCCCTTGCCCAGACACTTTTTGGTGATGACACAACTCAGCAAGCCATACTTATATTGGATGGGACGTACATCTACATCAACAAAAGTGGTAATTTTAGATTTCAACGTCAATCCTACAGTCTCCACAAAGGCAGGCCACTTGTGAAACCTATGGTCATTGTGTCATCGACAGGCTACTTTGTTTCTGTATTAGGCCCTTATATTGCAAAAAACAATGATGCCTCCATACTCAACcacattttgaaaagaaatatcgATGACATACAGGGATGGGTTTGCGAGGATGATGTATTTGTGGTGGACCGTGGTTTCAGAGACTCCTTGGATGACTTGGAGGAACTAGGTATCAAGGCACAGATGCCATCCTTTATGGCTCATGGAGACAGGCAAATGTCAACTGAAAGTGCAAATATTAGTCGATTAGTGACAAAG ATAAGATGGGTGGTTGAGTCAGCGAATGGTAGGATAAAGCAATGGCGTTACCTTGGGAAAATCCTGCCAACGAGCCAGGTTCCGTACATTGGAGATTTTGTTAGGATTGTTTGTGCCATCAGTAACAG GTACTtgaaaagtatttctaatggtaaTGCTGAAGATGACCAGATCCTTGGTACAAAAATGATTTACTTATCAAAGCAAATCAACACCCTTCGGCAGCATGTTGAAGAAAACAAATTGGAAAGACGATCAGCTTGTTGGGAGGAAATGGATGATATCACTGACTTTCCAAACCTGGATGAAGAGCAACTGAGGTCTCTGACATGTGGCACGTACCAGCTGAAATTATCCCCAAGCTATGCCCAGGAACATATTGAAGGAGATTGTGCCATTCATGTCCACAAGGAGGAGCCAGGTCTAGTACGAATCAGAATGCAGAGTCGTCATGTGTCATCCAGGTCCTACCTTCTGTGGATAAAGTATGCAGAGGGTGCAATAATTGCATGGTATTGTAAGTGTAAGGCTGGTGCTCGTGTTGTTGGCATGTGTGCACACATTGCAGCCATTCTATGGTATGTGGGGTATGCACGGCACCAACCAGCGGGGCGAATAGGTGTGCGTGATTGGGGGGAGTTTCTGGAAGATGCCACTTTGGTTGATGAGTCTGAGAGTTCCAGTGAAGGCAGTGAAATAGAAGAGTAA